The proteins below come from a single Candidozyma auris chromosome 3, complete sequence genomic window:
- a CDS encoding trans-hexaprenyltranstransferase, translating into MSLIKASVFRSSKRAHFANLACLERAKRHNSSAPNTFNTAVEAAEKLVQPSKSKSFNDPFSIVSHEMSSLAKSIASLIGSGHSTLNRVSSYYFEAEGKNVRPLVVLLLSKALSKIPLEERNRIKIDSQDVTEQSVYPGTPQGTVVAGNSVNKSISPLAVLHGINPKVILDPLSKPMDELPQMDAANGILPKQRRLAEIVEMIHTASLLHDDVIDFADARRGRPSGNIAFTNKMAVLAGDFLLGRASVAIARLRNPEVIELLSTTIANLVEGEFMQLKNTVISNDESTINNDGEIKDIPKPTGKVPVKQHNYRVDKPKEVDHNVNVDAAFEYYLHKTYLKTASLMSKSSRAAAVLSGAQDNIIEHCYEYGRNLGLCFQIVDDMLDYTSSNSAIGKPSQADLKLGLATAPILFAWREEPNLDELIGRKFSEPGDVDIARRAVDKYNGVEKTRAMAEDYCMRALKNLRQLPESDARSALEFLTNSVLTRTK; encoded by the coding sequence ATGTCATTAATAAAAGCCCTGGTTTTCAGGTCAAGCAAAAGAGCACACTTTGCCAACCTTGCCTGTCTCGAAAGAGCTAAAAGACACAATTCCCTGGCTCCAAACACGTTTAATACCGCTGTCGAGGCAGCCGAAAAGTTGGTCCAGCCGTCTAAATCAAAACTGTTCAACGATCCTTTTTCCATCGTGAGCCATGAAATGTCGTCGTTAGCGAAGCTGATAGCCAGTTTAATTGGTTCGGGCCATTCCACGTTAAATCGGGTTTCAAGTTATTACTTCGAGGCAGAGGGCAAGAACGTTCGTCCGCTCgtggtgcttcttctttcaaaagcattGCTGAAAATACCTTTGGAAGAGAGAAACAGAATCAAAATCGATAGCCAAGACGTGACTGAGCAGCTGGTGTATCCTGGAACGCCGCAGGGCACGGTCGTTGCTGGAAATTCCGTAAACAAGTCGATATCTCCCTTGGCGGTTTTGCACGGGATCAACCCaaaggtgattttggatcCTTTGCTGAAACCCATGGATGAGCTTCCTCAGATGGATGCTGCCAATGGCATTTTGCCCAAACAGAGAAGGTTGGCGGAGATTGTGGAGATGATACACACGGCCTCGTTGCTACACGATGATGTTATAGATTTTGCCGATGCTCGCCGGGGCCGTCCTAGTGGGAATATCGCCTTCACTAACAAAATGGCAGTTTTGGCTGGCGACTTTCTTTTGGGAAGAGCTTCTGTGGCCATCGCCAGGTTGCGTAACCCGGAAGTGATTGAATTGTTGTCGACGACAATTGCCAATTTGGTGGAGGGTGAGTTCATGCAGTTGAAGAATACCGTCATCAGCAACGATGAgtccaccatcaacaacgacGGCGAAATCAAGGACATTCCAAAACCTACAGGCAAAGTGCCTGTAAAGCAGCACAACTATCGCGTGGATAAACCCAAAGAGGTTGACCACAACGTCAATGTCGATGCTGCGTTTGAATACTACTTGCATAAGACGTACCTCAAAACAGCATCGTTGATGTCGAAGCTGTCGAGAGCTGCTGCCGTATTGAGTGGTGCTCAAGATAATATCATTGAACACTGCTACGAGTACGGACGCAACTTGGGCTTGTGTTTTCAGATCGTTGACGATATGTTGGATTACACCTCGAGCAACAGTGCTATTGGAAAGCCCAGTCAGGCTGACCTCAAGTTAGGGTTGGCCACTGCACCTATCTTGTTTGCCTGGAGAGAAGAACCAAATCTCGATGAGCTCATTGGTAGAAAATTTAGCGAGCCAGGTGACGTGGACATTGCCCGCAGAGCGGTAGACAAGTACAACGGAGTGGAGAAAACTCGTGCCATGGCTGAGGACTATTGCATGCGGGCACTCAAAAACCTCAGACAGCTTCCAGAGTCCGACGCGAGAAGCGCTTTGGAGTTCTTAACCAATTCCGTGTTGACTAGAACAAAATAA
- a CDS encoding snoRNA-binding rRNA-processing protein IMP3, with the protein MVRKLKHHEQKLLKKVDFLNWKQDQGHRDTTVMATYNITNREDYHKYNKICGEIRKLAHKLSLLQPTDPFRIKHEQLLLEKLYNMGILATKSKISDLENKVTVSAFCRRRIGVVMCRLRMAQNMKDANAFVEQGHVRVGPNVITDPAYLVTRNLEDYLTWVDSSKIKKNLLKYKNKIDDYDLA; encoded by the coding sequence ATGGTGAGAAAACTCAAGCATCATGAGCAgaagttgctcaaaaagGTTGACTTCCTCAACTGGAAGCAGGACCAGGGCCACAGAGATACCACCGTCATGGCCACTTATAATATTACAAACAGAGAAGACTACCACAAGTACAATAAGATCTGTGGTGAAATCAGAAAACTAGCACATAAGCTTTCGTTACTCCAACCCACAGATCCGTTCAGAATAAAACACGAGCAGCTCttgcttgaaaaattgtACAATATGGGCATTCTTGCCACAAAGTCCAAGATTTCTGATCTCGAAAATAAGGTCACCGTCAGTGCCTTTTGCAGAAGACGTATAGGTGTGGTGATGTGTCGTCTTCGAATGGCTCAAAATATGAAGGACGCTAACGCATTCGTGGAACAGGGGCATGTTAGAGTTGGCCCCAATGTCATTACAGACCCAGCATACTTGGTTACAAGGAACTTGGAGGACTACCTAACGTGGGTCGACAGctccaagatcaaaaagaacCTCCTCAAGTACAAAAATAAGATTGACGATTACGATTTGGCCTAG
- a CDS encoding mitochondrial 54S ribosomal protein uL3m — MSGLLWEFVSKRAPSSLRSISATRGVAQITSVHAVPHVRTPPTRINHCLEAANERKMLLERPGMLGIKRGMISWFTKSGLQHAATVIEIDSCEVIANKTMSKDGYSSVLLGQKDKIKNVTAHEIRICNEAGVTTKANYGEFRVRGDEGLIEPGVEITADYFAVGQLVDVKSTTKGKGFAGVMKRHGFKGLPATHGVSLAHRSAGSMGPTQDPGRVLPGKKMAGRMGGKSCVSQNLEVLHADGENGILVVKGQVPGANGSFVKIADAKKVYGQSLLRLRQKESL, encoded by the coding sequence ATGAGTGGCCTTCTATGGGAGTTCGTCTCGAAAAGAGCTCCATCCTCGTTGAGGTCCATACTGGCCACGAGAGGGGTGGCACAAATCACCTCTGTTCATGCGGTTCCTCATGTGAGAACACCTCCAACGAGGATCAACCACTGCTTGGAGGCTGCGAACGAGAGAAAAATGCTCTTGGAAAGACCAGGCATGCTAGGCATTAAAAGAGGCATGATTTCGTGGTTCACGAAATCCGGGTTGCAGCACGCCGCTACTGTTATCGAAATCGACTCGTGCGAGGTCATAGCCAACAAGACCATGAGCAAAGACGGCTACTCGTCTGTTCTCTTAGGGCAAAAggacaaaatcaaaaatgttACAGCGCACGAAATCAGAATCTGCAATGAGGCCGGCGTGACTACAAAAGCCAACTACGGAGAATTCAGAGTGAGAGGAGATGAGGGGCTTATTGAGCCTGGTGTCGAGATCACGGCTGACTACTTTGCTGTGGGTCAGCTCGTAGACGTCAAGTCCACTACCAAAGGTAAAGGATTTGCTGGTGTCATGAAAAGACACGGGTTTAAGGGTCTTCCAGCCACACACGGTGTCTCGCTAGCCCACAGATCTGCTGGTTCCATGGGACCTACGCAAGACCCCGGTCGTGTTTTGCCAGGCAAGAAGATGGCAGGTCGCATGGGAGGCAAGAGCTGTGTGTCACAGAATCTTGAGGTTTTGCATGCTGACGGCGAAAACGGCATCTTGGTGGTGAAGGGCCAGGTCCCAGGCGCCAACGGAAGCTTTGTCAAAATTGCCGACGCTAAAAAAGTGTACGGGCAATCGTTGCTTCGTTTGAGACAAAAGGAGAGCTTGTGA
- the MRPL6 gene encoding mitochondrial 54S ribosomal protein uL6m, with amino-acid sequence MIRNGWTLLGRSIRNFSSTRPALSFIGGSPVRLAEGVEVSMEKIPPEFCRSFVKGKQKFMLDQNIVVRGPKGKLKTLVPSFVKIDQKDDLITVSVDNPDDKIQRSMWGTSRAILHNNVIGTSEGHLAIVKFVGVGYRALLEEENGTQVIGLKVGYPYTPKYKVPSDLKASLPSPARLLIEGIDKQQVKLFAARIREFKKPEPYKGKGLYVDDETIRLKQKKIK; translated from the coding sequence ATGATAAGAAACGGGTGGACCTTGTTGGGCCGAAGCATAAGAAACTTCTCCTCCACGAGGCCAGCGCTCTCGTTTATAGGCGGCTCGCCCGTCCGTTTGGCCGAGGGTGTGGAGGTTTCGATGGAGAAGATCCCACCAGAGTTTTGCAGGTCGTTCGTTAAGGGTAAGCAGAAGTTCATGCTAGATCAGAATATCGTGGTCAGAGGTCCAAAAGGCAAATTGAAGACCTTAGTGCCCAGTTTTGTGAAAATCGACCAGAAGGACGACTTGATTACCGTTCTGGTGGACAACCCAGACGACAAGATACAGAGATCCATGTGGGGCACTCTGAGAGCGATTCTTCACAATAACGTCATTGGCACATCTGAAGGTCACTTGGCCATCGTCAAGTTCGTTGGCGTTGGTTACAGAGCGCTTTTAGAGGAAGAAAACGGTACACAAGTCATAGGTTTGAAGGTTGGGTATCCATACACGCCGAAGTACAAGGTGCCGAGCGATTTGAAGGCATCTTTGCCTTCACCTGCCCGTCTTTTAATCGAAGGCATTGACAAGCAACAAGTGAAGTTGTTTGCTGCTAGAATTAGAGAATTTAAGAAGCCTGAGCCATACAAGGGTAAGGGTCTCTATGTTGACGATGAGACGATCAGACTTaagcagaagaaaatcaaatAA
- the NTH1 gene encoding alpha,alpha-trehalase NTH1 — protein sequence MNNPFRRSSQSSDDDPFDVPENYYGSTTNPAKASKDSKFGRVRTFSVFEAKTTRLNTLMSPSMSTESVDDASNQGSSTSSATSPTPEVEDGHVPPSAQVDSLRRGSIVPIYHDVTSTDSLGGTTKPVEIQAPRPISQRRASLDSSILAPKKFYINDIDMTLKELLQNEDTDHNFQITIEDSGPKVLNLGTANSNGYNQFAVRGTYQLSNLLQELTIAKRFGRNQMILDEQRLCENPVRRMKRLITTQFWRALTRKITRENIVEMARDTKIVEEYINEKGELVKNAESVRLYIPHDRPDQYEYFSSIKKENPEITLDVQYLPEKIDAAFIKSINKKPGLLALEAKPGPDGDLQNEPYVVPGGRFNELYGWDSYMIVLGLLLDATPEDQKNLQLSRGMTENFIYEIKHYNKILNANRSYYLGRSQPPFLTDMALRVFEKTLELNPNSQDDALDFLKRSTLAAIKEYDTVWVCKPRLDERTGLSCYHPDGEGIPPETEASHFNAILAPYLKKHNVTQPEFIEMYNAKQVHEPDLDEYFLHDRAVRESGHDTSYRLEGKAAYLATVDLNSLIYKYEVDIASIIEKHFGGELFDPRTGHTNTPAEWRKKAELRQKRMTEYLWNEEDFIFYDYHIKEQKQSKYESATCFWPLYAGAATEDQADKLVRDSLRKFEEDGGLVSGTLRSRGEVSISRPSRQWDYPYGWAPQQMLAWIGLTNYNYNGAARRLAYRWLYMMTRAFVDYNGVVVEKYNVLSGAVPHRVNAEYGNQGADFKGVATEGFGWVNASYLVGLTYLNLQAQRSLGALIPPDVFLKNMNESQKELYT from the coding sequence ATGAACAACCCGTTTAGAAGATCGTCCCAGTCGTCAGACGATGACCCGTTCGACGTTCCAGAAAATTACTATGGCTCTACCACCAACCCCGCAAAGGCATCGAAGGACCTGAAGTTCGGCAGGGTCAGAACGTTTTCGGTGTTTGAGGCAAAGACCACTCGCTTAAACACCTTGATGTCTCCTCTGATGTCGACTGAGTCCGTGGACGATGCGTCCAACCAGGGCTCCTCCACGTCGCTGGCCACATCCCCCACCCCTGAGGTTGAAGACGGCCATGTCCCTCCTTCTGCTCAAGTGGACAGCCTTAGAAGAGGGTCCATTGTGCCCATATATCACGATGTGACAAGTACGGACTCGTTGGGAGGCACCACGAAGCCCGTGGAGATCCAGGCTCCAAGACCCATCtcccaaagaagagcttcatTAGACCTGTCGATCTTGGCCCCCAAGAAGTTCTACATCAACGACATTGACATGACGctcaaggagcttttgCAGAACGAGGACACGGACCACAATTTCCAGATCACTATCGAGGATTCGGGGCCCAAGGTGTTGAACTTGGGAACTGCCAACTCCAACGGCTACAACCAATTCGCCGTGAGAGGCACCTACCAGCTTCTGAACCTCTTGCAGGAGCTCACCATTGCCAAACGATTTGGCAGAAACCAGATGATTTTGGATGAACAAAGGCTCTGCGAAAACCCGGTgagaagaatgaagagaCTCATCACCACCCAGTTCTGGAGAGCCCTCACCAGAAAGATCACCAGAGAGAATATCGTAGAAATGGCTCGTGATACCAAGATCGTGGAGGAGTACATTAACGAGAAGGGGGAGCTCGTCAAGAACGCCGAGTCTGTGCGCTTGTACATTCCTCATGACAGACCTGACCAGTACGAGTATTTTagctccatcaagaaggagaatcCTGAAATCACATTGGATGTTCAGTACCTTCCTGAGAAAATAGACGCTGCTTTTATCAAGTCgatcaacaagaagccaGGGCTTTTGGCGCTTGAAGCTAAACCTGGCCCCGATGGTGATCTTCAAAACGAACCCTACGTTGTTCCTGGTGGCAGATTCAACGAGCTTTACGGCTGGGACTCGTACATGATTGTTCttgggcttcttcttgatgccaCCCCCGAGGACCAGAAGAATTTGCAGTTGTCCCGTGGTATGACTGAAAACTTCATCTACGAGATCAAGCACTACAACAAGATCTTAAACGCCAATAGATCATATTACTTGGGCCGTTCGCAGCCTCCATTTTTGACTGACATGGCTTTGCGAGTGTTTGAGAAAACTTTAGAGCTCAACCCCAACAGCCAGGATGACGCCCTCGACTTCTTAAAGAGATCCACTCTTGCTGCCATCAAGGAGTATGATACAGTGTGGGTATGCAAGCCTCGTCTTGACGAACGCACAGGCCTTTCCTGTTACCACCCTGACGGTGAAGGTATTCCTCCTGAGACTGAGGCGTCCCATTTTAATGCTATTCTCGCACcatacttgaagaagcacaatGTTACTCAGCCCGAGTTCATTGAAATGTACAATGCGAAGCAAGTTCATGAACCAGACTTGGACGAGTATTTCTTACACGATAGAGCTGTTAGAGAATCCGGGCACGACACCTCATACCGTTTGGAAGGCAAAGCTGCATACTTGGCAACCGTCGATTTGAATTCATTGATATACAAGTACGAGGTTGACATTGCCTCGATTATAGAGAAGCATTTCGGTGGGGAATTGTTCGACCCTCGCACTGGCCATACGAACACGCCAGCTGAATGGCGCAAAAAAGCCGAGCTTCGACAGAAGAGAATGACAGAGTACTTGTGGAACGAGGAAGACTTCATCTTCTACGACTACCACATCAAGGAACAGAAACAGAGCAAGTACGAGTCGGCCACCTGTTTCTGGCCATTATACGCTGGTGCTGCCACCGAAGATCAGGCCGACAAGCTTGTGCGTGACTCACTTCGCAAATTCGAAGAAGACGGAGGACTTGTGTCTGGAACATTACGTTCTCGTGGCGAGGTGAGTATTCTGAGACCATCGCGTCAGTGGGACTACCCTTATGGTTGGGCGCCGCAACAGATGTTGGCGTGGATCGGCTTAACAAATTACAACTACAACGGTGCAGCCAGACGCTTGGCCTACAGATGGCTCTACATGATGACGAGAGCGTTTGTGGACTACAATGGTGTCGTTGTTGAGAAGTATAATGTTCTTTCTGGTGCGGTACCTCACAGAGTGAACGCCGAATATGGCAACCAAGGCGCTGACTTCAAGGGCGTAGCTACTGAGGGTTTCGGCTGGGTTAATGCCAGTTACCTTGTTGGACTCACTTATTTGAACTTGCAAGCCCAGAGAAGTCTCGGTGCATTGATCCCTCCAGAtgtgttcttgaagaacatgaATGAGTCCCAGAAGGAGCTTTACACATGA